A region from the Rosa rugosa chromosome 6, drRosRugo1.1, whole genome shotgun sequence genome encodes:
- the LOC133713898 gene encoding DNA-directed RNA polymerase III subunit 2 isoform X2: protein MGVPQDSLADPPKSSKSQRFRNGKQVHHMDIDKELLAAPIKSAKDKFALIPEFLKVRGLVKQHLDSFNYFVNTGIKKIVRANDRIVSGVDPSIWLRFNNIYIDKPSLTTDGVTTEIAPHTCRLSDMTYSAPIRVDVEYVEGSHDQKRIVTRKAVEIARMPIMLRSCCCTLYGKTESELAILGECPLDPGGYFIIKGNEKVLLIQEQLSKNRIIIDMDKKGNVNASVTSSSETIKSKTVIQMEKQKIYLDLNQFSKKIPIMVVMKAMGMTSDQEVVQMVGRDPRYGALLMPSIEECAKEGIYTKEQALLYLESKVKRSMFDRPSSDNDCKVMAVLRDIFIANVPVCRSNFRPKCIYVAVMLRRIMDAILNKDAMDDKDYVGNKRLELSGQSISLLFEDLFKTMISEVRKTVDNILTKPSRSSRFDLAQYIRKDSISHGLERTLSTGNFDLKRFRMHRTGMTQVLARLSFIGSLGQMTRTKPQFEKSRKVSGPRALQPSQWGMLCPCDTPEGEACGLVKNLALMAHVTTDEEEGPLISLCKCLGVEDLETLSAEELHSPNSFLVLFNGDILGKHRKPQRFAAAMRKLRRAGKIGEFVSVFVNEKQHCVYIASDGGRVCRPLVIADKGISRVKEYHMQELNAGVRTFNDFLSDGLIEYLDVNEQNNALIALYEDEATTETTHIEIEPFTILGVIAGLIPYPHHNQSPRNTYQCAMGKQAMGNIAYNQLRRIDLLYLLVYPQRPLLTTKTIELVGFDKLGAGQNATVAVMSYSGYDIEDAIVMNKASLDRGFGRCILMKKFVVANQNYSNNTQDRIIRPSKDEVDSGKMQVLDDDGIAAPGEIIRSNDIYVKKQVPIVTRGAIRSGLKDSEYRSAFQKYKGPDGESCVVDKVALFSDTHNNLCVKLLIRHTRRPEVGDKFSSRHGQKGVCGTIVQQEDFPFSERGICPDLIMNPHGFPSRMTVGKMIELLGGKAGVSCGRFHYGSAFGEPSGHADKVEAISETLVRMGFSYDGKDFLCSGITGCPLQAYIFMGPIYYQKLKHMVLDKMHARGSGPRVSLTRQPTEGKARNGGLRVGEMERDCLIAYGASMLLYERLMISSDPFEVQGRGGKDVAS from the exons ATGGGCGTACCGCAAGACTCCTTGGCGGACCCTCCTAAGAGCAGCAAGAGCCAACG GTTTCGTAATGGCAAGCAAGTTCATCACATGGACATTGATAAGGAACTCCTCGCCGCCCCAATCAAATCCGCCAAGGACAAATTCGCACTCATTCCCGAGTTTCTAAAG GTGAGAGGGTTGGTAAAGCAGCATTTGGACTCGTTTAATTACTTTGTCAACACTGGAATCAAGAAAATTGTGCGTGCCAATGATCGCATAGTGTCCGGCGTCGATCCAAGCATTTGGCTCAG GTTTAATAATATCTATATTGATAAGCCCTCACTGACAACTGATGGTGTCACTACCGAAATCGCTCCCCATACATGTCGTTTATCTGATATGAC GTATTCTGCTCCAATAAGAGTCGATGTAGAGTACGTTGAAGGAAGTCACGATCAAAAGAGGATAGTGACCAGG AAAGCTGTCGAAATTGCAAGAATGCCTATTATGTTACGGAGTTGCTGCTGTACCTTATATGGAAAAACGGAATCCGAACTTGCAATTCTTG GTGAGTGCCCACTTGATCCTGGAGGGTATTTTATCATCAAAGGGAATGAGAAG GTGCTTTTGATACAAGAACAGCTTTCAAAAAACAGGATTATCATTGACATGGATAAGAAGGGAAA CGTAAATGCTTCTGTTACAAGCAGTTCAGAGACAATTAAAAGCAAGACTGTAATTCAGATGGAAAAACAGAAGATCTATTTGGATCTTAATCAATTTTCCAAAAAG ATTCCGATTATGGTGGTCATGAAGGCTATGGGAATGACTAGTGATCAAGAAGTTGTACAGATGGTTGGAAGAGATCCTCGATATGGTGCCCTGCTCATGCCATCTATTGAG GAATGCGCAAAGGAAGGTATATATACAAAAGAGCAAGCACTGCTGTATCTCGAATCAAAG gTGAAGAGGTCCATGTTTGATCGTCCTTCATCCGATAAT GACTGTAAAGTAATGGCAGTTCTTCGAGATATATTTATTGCTAATGTTCCG GTATGCCGGTCCAATTTTCGTCCAAAATGCATATATGTTGCTGTCATGTTGAGGCGCATAATGGATGCAATTTTAAACAAGGATGCGATGGATGACAAG GATTATGTTGGGAACAAGCGGCTTGAGCTATCTGGGCAATCTATTTCTCTTCTGTTTGAG gaTCTGTTCAAGACAATGATCTCTGAAGTTAGGAAGACTGTAGACAATATATTAACAAAGCCTAGCAGGTCTAGTCGTTTTGACTTGGCTCAG TACATACGCAAAGATAGTATTTCACATGGCCTTGAAAGAACCCTTTCTACTGGAAACTTTGATCTCAAACGGTTCAGGATGCACAGGACAGGCATGACACAG GTGCTAGCTAGGTTATCTTTCATTGGGTCTCTAGGCCAAATGACCAGAACAAAACCGCAGTTTGAGAAGTCACGAAAAGTGAGTGGACCTAGAGCCTTGCAACCTAGCCAG TGGGGCATGCTTTGCCCTTGTGACACTCCAGAAGGTGAAGCATGTGGACTGGTAAAAAACTTAGCCCTGATGGCCCATGTAACAACTGATGAAGAGGAGGGCCCTCTAATATCTCTG TGCAAATGCTTGGGTGTGGAAGATTTGGAAACACTATCGGCAGAGGAGCTTCACTCACCCAAttcttttctggttttattCAATGGAGACATCCTTGGAAAGCACAGGAAGCCacag CGTTTTGCCGCTGCAATGAGAAAGTTGCGTAGAGCTGGGAAGATTGGAGAATTTGTTAGTGTCTTTGTCAATGAGAAGCAG CATTGTGTTTACATTGCTTCTGATGGTGGTCGAGTTTGTCGGCCGCTAGTTATCGCTGACAAGGGCATTTCAAGAGTCAAAGAATATCACATGCAGGAGCTGAAT gCTGGGGTCCGTACTTTTAATGACTTTTTAAGTGACGGGTTGATCGAGTATCTTGATGTTAACGAGCAGAATAATGCTTTG ATTGCTCTATACGAAGATGAGGCAACAACAGAAACAACTCATATAGAAATAGAGCCTTTCACCATCTTAGGTGTTATTGCTGGGCTAATTCCGTATCCTCACCACAATCAGTCGCCTAGAAATACTTACCAG TGTGCAATGGGGAAGCAAGCAATGGGGAATATCGCATATAACCAG CTTCGTCGGATAGACTTGCTTTACCTTCTGGTGTATCCCCAACGACCATTATTAACAACAAAGACCATTGAGCTG GTGGGCTTTGATAAACTCGGAGCTGGGCAGAATGCAACTGTTGCTGTGATGAGTTATAGTGGCTATGACATAGAGGATGCAATCGTCATGAACAAGGCATCTCTGGATCGTGGTTTTGGTCGTTGTATTCTTATGAAAAA GTTTGTTGTCGCCAATCAAAATTATAGCAATAACACACAAGACAGAATAATCAGGCCAAGTAAAGATGAAGTTGATTCTGGAAAGATGCAG GTTCTTGATGATGATGGTATTGCTGCACCTGGGGAAATTATTAGATCAAATGACATCTATGTAAAGAAGCAGGTCCCTATTGTCACAAGGGGGGCTATTAGATCGGGATTAAAGGATAG TGAGTATCGGTCTGCCTTTCAAAAATATAAAGGACCTGATGGGGAGTCTTGTGTGGTGGATAAAGTAGCTCTCTTTTCTGATACACATAATAATTTATGTGTTAAATTATTGATTCGCCATACTCGTAGACCAGAG GTTGGTGACAAGTTTAGTAGCAGACATGGGCAGAAAGGTGTTTGTGGTACAATTGTCCAGCAGGAAGATTTCCCATTTTCTGAACGTGGCATTTGCCCTGATTTAATCATGAACCCTCATGGATTTCCAAG CCGAATGACTGTTGGCAAGATGATTGAGCTTCTTGGGGGTAAAGCAGGAGTTTCATGTGGTAGGTTTCATTATGGTAGTGCCTTCGGTGAACCAAGTGGTCATGCAGACAAGGTTGAGGCTATAAG TGAAACACTTGTGAGGATGGGATTTAGCTATGATGGCAAAGACTTCTTATGCTCAG GAATCACTGGTTGCCCATTGCAAGCATATATTTTCATGGGACCAATTTACTACCAGAAGTTAAAACACATG GTCCTTGATAAAATGCATGCACGTGGTAGTGGTCCCAGAGTCAGTCTAACTAGACAGCCTACTGAGGGAAAAGCTCGGAATGGAG GACTACGAGTAGGAGAAATGGAGCGTGATTGTCTGATTGCTTACGGTGCCAGTATGTTGCTGTATGAGCGCCTAATGATCTCTAGTGATCCTTTCGAAGTTCAG GGCAGAGGAGGTAAAGACGTTG
- the LOC133713898 gene encoding DNA-directed RNA polymerase III subunit 2 isoform X1 has product MGVPQDSLADPPKSSKSQRFRNGKQVHHMDIDKELLAAPIKSAKDKFALIPEFLKVRGLVKQHLDSFNYFVNTGIKKIVRANDRIVSGVDPSIWLRFNNIYIDKPSLTTDGVTTEIAPHTCRLSDMTYSAPIRVDVEYVEGSHDQKRIVTRKAVEIARMPIMLRSCCCTLYGKTESELAILGECPLDPGGYFIIKGNEKVLLIQEQLSKNRIIIDMDKKGNVNASVTSSSETIKSKTVIQMEKQKIYLDLNQFSKKIPIMVVMKAMGMTSDQEVVQMVGRDPRYGALLMPSIEECAKEGIYTKEQALLYLESKVKRSMFDRPSSDNDCKVMAVLRDIFIANVPVCRSNFRPKCIYVAVMLRRIMDAILNKDAMDDKDYVGNKRLELSGQSISLLFEDLFKTMISEVRKTVDNILTKPSRSSRFDLAQYIRKDSISHGLERTLSTGNFDLKRFRMHRTGMTQVLARLSFIGSLGQMTRTKPQFEKSRKVSGPRALQPSQWGMLCPCDTPEGEACGLVKNLALMAHVTTDEEEGPLISLCKCLGVEDLETLSAEELHSPNSFLVLFNGDILGKHRKPQRFAAAMRKLRRAGKIGEFVSVFVNEKQHCVYIASDGGRVCRPLVIADKGISRVKEYHMQELNAGVRTFNDFLSDGLIEYLDVNEQNNALIALYEDEATTETTHIEIEPFTILGVIAGLIPYPHHNQSPRNTYQCAMGKQAMGNIAYNQLRRIDLLYLLVYPQRPLLTTKTIELVGFDKLGAGQNATVAVMSYSGYDIEDAIVMNKASLDRGFGRCILMKKFVVANQNYSNNTQDRIIRPSKDEVDSGKMQVLDDDGIAAPGEIIRSNDIYVKKQVPIVTRGAIRSGLKDSEYRSAFQKYKGPDGESCVVDKVALFSDTHNNLCVKLLIRHTRRPEVGDKFSSRHGQKGVCGTIVQQEDFPFSERGICPDLIMNPHGFPSRMTVGKMIELLGGKAGVSCGRFHYGSAFGEPSGHADKVEAISETLVRMGFSYDGKDFLCSGITGCPLQAYIFMGPIYYQKLKHMVLDKMHARGSGPRVSLTRQPTEGKARNGGLRVGEMERDCLIAYGASMLLYERLMISSDPFEVQVCRVCGLLGYYNHKMKAGICSSCKNGDNISTMKLPYACKLLIQELQSMNIVPRLKLAEA; this is encoded by the exons ATGGGCGTACCGCAAGACTCCTTGGCGGACCCTCCTAAGAGCAGCAAGAGCCAACG GTTTCGTAATGGCAAGCAAGTTCATCACATGGACATTGATAAGGAACTCCTCGCCGCCCCAATCAAATCCGCCAAGGACAAATTCGCACTCATTCCCGAGTTTCTAAAG GTGAGAGGGTTGGTAAAGCAGCATTTGGACTCGTTTAATTACTTTGTCAACACTGGAATCAAGAAAATTGTGCGTGCCAATGATCGCATAGTGTCCGGCGTCGATCCAAGCATTTGGCTCAG GTTTAATAATATCTATATTGATAAGCCCTCACTGACAACTGATGGTGTCACTACCGAAATCGCTCCCCATACATGTCGTTTATCTGATATGAC GTATTCTGCTCCAATAAGAGTCGATGTAGAGTACGTTGAAGGAAGTCACGATCAAAAGAGGATAGTGACCAGG AAAGCTGTCGAAATTGCAAGAATGCCTATTATGTTACGGAGTTGCTGCTGTACCTTATATGGAAAAACGGAATCCGAACTTGCAATTCTTG GTGAGTGCCCACTTGATCCTGGAGGGTATTTTATCATCAAAGGGAATGAGAAG GTGCTTTTGATACAAGAACAGCTTTCAAAAAACAGGATTATCATTGACATGGATAAGAAGGGAAA CGTAAATGCTTCTGTTACAAGCAGTTCAGAGACAATTAAAAGCAAGACTGTAATTCAGATGGAAAAACAGAAGATCTATTTGGATCTTAATCAATTTTCCAAAAAG ATTCCGATTATGGTGGTCATGAAGGCTATGGGAATGACTAGTGATCAAGAAGTTGTACAGATGGTTGGAAGAGATCCTCGATATGGTGCCCTGCTCATGCCATCTATTGAG GAATGCGCAAAGGAAGGTATATATACAAAAGAGCAAGCACTGCTGTATCTCGAATCAAAG gTGAAGAGGTCCATGTTTGATCGTCCTTCATCCGATAAT GACTGTAAAGTAATGGCAGTTCTTCGAGATATATTTATTGCTAATGTTCCG GTATGCCGGTCCAATTTTCGTCCAAAATGCATATATGTTGCTGTCATGTTGAGGCGCATAATGGATGCAATTTTAAACAAGGATGCGATGGATGACAAG GATTATGTTGGGAACAAGCGGCTTGAGCTATCTGGGCAATCTATTTCTCTTCTGTTTGAG gaTCTGTTCAAGACAATGATCTCTGAAGTTAGGAAGACTGTAGACAATATATTAACAAAGCCTAGCAGGTCTAGTCGTTTTGACTTGGCTCAG TACATACGCAAAGATAGTATTTCACATGGCCTTGAAAGAACCCTTTCTACTGGAAACTTTGATCTCAAACGGTTCAGGATGCACAGGACAGGCATGACACAG GTGCTAGCTAGGTTATCTTTCATTGGGTCTCTAGGCCAAATGACCAGAACAAAACCGCAGTTTGAGAAGTCACGAAAAGTGAGTGGACCTAGAGCCTTGCAACCTAGCCAG TGGGGCATGCTTTGCCCTTGTGACACTCCAGAAGGTGAAGCATGTGGACTGGTAAAAAACTTAGCCCTGATGGCCCATGTAACAACTGATGAAGAGGAGGGCCCTCTAATATCTCTG TGCAAATGCTTGGGTGTGGAAGATTTGGAAACACTATCGGCAGAGGAGCTTCACTCACCCAAttcttttctggttttattCAATGGAGACATCCTTGGAAAGCACAGGAAGCCacag CGTTTTGCCGCTGCAATGAGAAAGTTGCGTAGAGCTGGGAAGATTGGAGAATTTGTTAGTGTCTTTGTCAATGAGAAGCAG CATTGTGTTTACATTGCTTCTGATGGTGGTCGAGTTTGTCGGCCGCTAGTTATCGCTGACAAGGGCATTTCAAGAGTCAAAGAATATCACATGCAGGAGCTGAAT gCTGGGGTCCGTACTTTTAATGACTTTTTAAGTGACGGGTTGATCGAGTATCTTGATGTTAACGAGCAGAATAATGCTTTG ATTGCTCTATACGAAGATGAGGCAACAACAGAAACAACTCATATAGAAATAGAGCCTTTCACCATCTTAGGTGTTATTGCTGGGCTAATTCCGTATCCTCACCACAATCAGTCGCCTAGAAATACTTACCAG TGTGCAATGGGGAAGCAAGCAATGGGGAATATCGCATATAACCAG CTTCGTCGGATAGACTTGCTTTACCTTCTGGTGTATCCCCAACGACCATTATTAACAACAAAGACCATTGAGCTG GTGGGCTTTGATAAACTCGGAGCTGGGCAGAATGCAACTGTTGCTGTGATGAGTTATAGTGGCTATGACATAGAGGATGCAATCGTCATGAACAAGGCATCTCTGGATCGTGGTTTTGGTCGTTGTATTCTTATGAAAAA GTTTGTTGTCGCCAATCAAAATTATAGCAATAACACACAAGACAGAATAATCAGGCCAAGTAAAGATGAAGTTGATTCTGGAAAGATGCAG GTTCTTGATGATGATGGTATTGCTGCACCTGGGGAAATTATTAGATCAAATGACATCTATGTAAAGAAGCAGGTCCCTATTGTCACAAGGGGGGCTATTAGATCGGGATTAAAGGATAG TGAGTATCGGTCTGCCTTTCAAAAATATAAAGGACCTGATGGGGAGTCTTGTGTGGTGGATAAAGTAGCTCTCTTTTCTGATACACATAATAATTTATGTGTTAAATTATTGATTCGCCATACTCGTAGACCAGAG GTTGGTGACAAGTTTAGTAGCAGACATGGGCAGAAAGGTGTTTGTGGTACAATTGTCCAGCAGGAAGATTTCCCATTTTCTGAACGTGGCATTTGCCCTGATTTAATCATGAACCCTCATGGATTTCCAAG CCGAATGACTGTTGGCAAGATGATTGAGCTTCTTGGGGGTAAAGCAGGAGTTTCATGTGGTAGGTTTCATTATGGTAGTGCCTTCGGTGAACCAAGTGGTCATGCAGACAAGGTTGAGGCTATAAG TGAAACACTTGTGAGGATGGGATTTAGCTATGATGGCAAAGACTTCTTATGCTCAG GAATCACTGGTTGCCCATTGCAAGCATATATTTTCATGGGACCAATTTACTACCAGAAGTTAAAACACATG GTCCTTGATAAAATGCATGCACGTGGTAGTGGTCCCAGAGTCAGTCTAACTAGACAGCCTACTGAGGGAAAAGCTCGGAATGGAG GACTACGAGTAGGAGAAATGGAGCGTGATTGTCTGATTGCTTACGGTGCCAGTATGTTGCTGTATGAGCGCCTAATGATCTCTAGTGATCCTTTCGAAGTTCAG
- the LOC133713898 gene encoding DNA-directed RNA polymerase III subunit 2 isoform X3 — protein sequence MGVPQDSLADPPKSSKSQRFRNGKQVHHMDIDKELLAAPIKSAKDKFALIPEFLKVRGLVKQHLDSFNYFVNTGIKKIVRANDRIVSGVDPSIWLRFNNIYIDKPSLTTDGVTTEIAPHTCRLSDMTYSAPIRVDVEYVEGSHDQKRIVTRKAVEIARMPIMLRSCCCTLYGKTESELAILGECPLDPGGYFIIKGNEKVLLIQEQLSKNRIIIDMDKKGNVNASVTSSSETIKSKTVIQMEKQKIYLDLNQFSKKIPIMVVMKAMGMTSDQEVVQMVGRDPRYGALLMPSIEECAKEGIYTKEQALLYLESKVKRSMFDRPSSDNDCKVMAVLRDIFIANVPVCRSNFRPKCIYVAVMLRRIMDAILNKDAMDDKYIRKDSISHGLERTLSTGNFDLKRFRMHRTGMTQVLARLSFIGSLGQMTRTKPQFEKSRKVSGPRALQPSQWGMLCPCDTPEGEACGLVKNLALMAHVTTDEEEGPLISLCKCLGVEDLETLSAEELHSPNSFLVLFNGDILGKHRKPQRFAAAMRKLRRAGKIGEFVSVFVNEKQHCVYIASDGGRVCRPLVIADKGISRVKEYHMQELNAGVRTFNDFLSDGLIEYLDVNEQNNALIALYEDEATTETTHIEIEPFTILGVIAGLIPYPHHNQSPRNTYQCAMGKQAMGNIAYNQLRRIDLLYLLVYPQRPLLTTKTIELVGFDKLGAGQNATVAVMSYSGYDIEDAIVMNKASLDRGFGRCILMKKFVVANQNYSNNTQDRIIRPSKDEVDSGKMQVLDDDGIAAPGEIIRSNDIYVKKQVPIVTRGAIRSGLKDSEYRSAFQKYKGPDGESCVVDKVALFSDTHNNLCVKLLIRHTRRPEVGDKFSSRHGQKGVCGTIVQQEDFPFSERGICPDLIMNPHGFPSRMTVGKMIELLGGKAGVSCGRFHYGSAFGEPSGHADKVEAISETLVRMGFSYDGKDFLCSGITGCPLQAYIFMGPIYYQKLKHMVLDKMHARGSGPRVSLTRQPTEGKARNGGLRVGEMERDCLIAYGASMLLYERLMISSDPFEVQVCRVCGLLGYYNHKMKAGICSSCKNGDNISTMKLPYACKLLIQELQSMNIVPRLKLAEA from the exons ATGGGCGTACCGCAAGACTCCTTGGCGGACCCTCCTAAGAGCAGCAAGAGCCAACG GTTTCGTAATGGCAAGCAAGTTCATCACATGGACATTGATAAGGAACTCCTCGCCGCCCCAATCAAATCCGCCAAGGACAAATTCGCACTCATTCCCGAGTTTCTAAAG GTGAGAGGGTTGGTAAAGCAGCATTTGGACTCGTTTAATTACTTTGTCAACACTGGAATCAAGAAAATTGTGCGTGCCAATGATCGCATAGTGTCCGGCGTCGATCCAAGCATTTGGCTCAG GTTTAATAATATCTATATTGATAAGCCCTCACTGACAACTGATGGTGTCACTACCGAAATCGCTCCCCATACATGTCGTTTATCTGATATGAC GTATTCTGCTCCAATAAGAGTCGATGTAGAGTACGTTGAAGGAAGTCACGATCAAAAGAGGATAGTGACCAGG AAAGCTGTCGAAATTGCAAGAATGCCTATTATGTTACGGAGTTGCTGCTGTACCTTATATGGAAAAACGGAATCCGAACTTGCAATTCTTG GTGAGTGCCCACTTGATCCTGGAGGGTATTTTATCATCAAAGGGAATGAGAAG GTGCTTTTGATACAAGAACAGCTTTCAAAAAACAGGATTATCATTGACATGGATAAGAAGGGAAA CGTAAATGCTTCTGTTACAAGCAGTTCAGAGACAATTAAAAGCAAGACTGTAATTCAGATGGAAAAACAGAAGATCTATTTGGATCTTAATCAATTTTCCAAAAAG ATTCCGATTATGGTGGTCATGAAGGCTATGGGAATGACTAGTGATCAAGAAGTTGTACAGATGGTTGGAAGAGATCCTCGATATGGTGCCCTGCTCATGCCATCTATTGAG GAATGCGCAAAGGAAGGTATATATACAAAAGAGCAAGCACTGCTGTATCTCGAATCAAAG gTGAAGAGGTCCATGTTTGATCGTCCTTCATCCGATAAT GACTGTAAAGTAATGGCAGTTCTTCGAGATATATTTATTGCTAATGTTCCG GTATGCCGGTCCAATTTTCGTCCAAAATGCATATATGTTGCTGTCATGTTGAGGCGCATAATGGATGCAATTTTAAACAAGGATGCGATGGATGACAAG TACATACGCAAAGATAGTATTTCACATGGCCTTGAAAGAACCCTTTCTACTGGAAACTTTGATCTCAAACGGTTCAGGATGCACAGGACAGGCATGACACAG GTGCTAGCTAGGTTATCTTTCATTGGGTCTCTAGGCCAAATGACCAGAACAAAACCGCAGTTTGAGAAGTCACGAAAAGTGAGTGGACCTAGAGCCTTGCAACCTAGCCAG TGGGGCATGCTTTGCCCTTGTGACACTCCAGAAGGTGAAGCATGTGGACTGGTAAAAAACTTAGCCCTGATGGCCCATGTAACAACTGATGAAGAGGAGGGCCCTCTAATATCTCTG TGCAAATGCTTGGGTGTGGAAGATTTGGAAACACTATCGGCAGAGGAGCTTCACTCACCCAAttcttttctggttttattCAATGGAGACATCCTTGGAAAGCACAGGAAGCCacag CGTTTTGCCGCTGCAATGAGAAAGTTGCGTAGAGCTGGGAAGATTGGAGAATTTGTTAGTGTCTTTGTCAATGAGAAGCAG CATTGTGTTTACATTGCTTCTGATGGTGGTCGAGTTTGTCGGCCGCTAGTTATCGCTGACAAGGGCATTTCAAGAGTCAAAGAATATCACATGCAGGAGCTGAAT gCTGGGGTCCGTACTTTTAATGACTTTTTAAGTGACGGGTTGATCGAGTATCTTGATGTTAACGAGCAGAATAATGCTTTG ATTGCTCTATACGAAGATGAGGCAACAACAGAAACAACTCATATAGAAATAGAGCCTTTCACCATCTTAGGTGTTATTGCTGGGCTAATTCCGTATCCTCACCACAATCAGTCGCCTAGAAATACTTACCAG TGTGCAATGGGGAAGCAAGCAATGGGGAATATCGCATATAACCAG CTTCGTCGGATAGACTTGCTTTACCTTCTGGTGTATCCCCAACGACCATTATTAACAACAAAGACCATTGAGCTG GTGGGCTTTGATAAACTCGGAGCTGGGCAGAATGCAACTGTTGCTGTGATGAGTTATAGTGGCTATGACATAGAGGATGCAATCGTCATGAACAAGGCATCTCTGGATCGTGGTTTTGGTCGTTGTATTCTTATGAAAAA GTTTGTTGTCGCCAATCAAAATTATAGCAATAACACACAAGACAGAATAATCAGGCCAAGTAAAGATGAAGTTGATTCTGGAAAGATGCAG GTTCTTGATGATGATGGTATTGCTGCACCTGGGGAAATTATTAGATCAAATGACATCTATGTAAAGAAGCAGGTCCCTATTGTCACAAGGGGGGCTATTAGATCGGGATTAAAGGATAG TGAGTATCGGTCTGCCTTTCAAAAATATAAAGGACCTGATGGGGAGTCTTGTGTGGTGGATAAAGTAGCTCTCTTTTCTGATACACATAATAATTTATGTGTTAAATTATTGATTCGCCATACTCGTAGACCAGAG GTTGGTGACAAGTTTAGTAGCAGACATGGGCAGAAAGGTGTTTGTGGTACAATTGTCCAGCAGGAAGATTTCCCATTTTCTGAACGTGGCATTTGCCCTGATTTAATCATGAACCCTCATGGATTTCCAAG CCGAATGACTGTTGGCAAGATGATTGAGCTTCTTGGGGGTAAAGCAGGAGTTTCATGTGGTAGGTTTCATTATGGTAGTGCCTTCGGTGAACCAAGTGGTCATGCAGACAAGGTTGAGGCTATAAG TGAAACACTTGTGAGGATGGGATTTAGCTATGATGGCAAAGACTTCTTATGCTCAG GAATCACTGGTTGCCCATTGCAAGCATATATTTTCATGGGACCAATTTACTACCAGAAGTTAAAACACATG GTCCTTGATAAAATGCATGCACGTGGTAGTGGTCCCAGAGTCAGTCTAACTAGACAGCCTACTGAGGGAAAAGCTCGGAATGGAG GACTACGAGTAGGAGAAATGGAGCGTGATTGTCTGATTGCTTACGGTGCCAGTATGTTGCTGTATGAGCGCCTAATGATCTCTAGTGATCCTTTCGAAGTTCAG